In Mycobacterium gallinarum, a single window of DNA contains:
- a CDS encoding CCA tRNA nucleotidyltransferase: MDPLLLGCPNVAGSGADAELLAAAQVALNRHGDVLRELGRVFADAGHELFLVGGSVRDALLGRLGNDLDFTTDARPEQLQAMLRGWADAMWDTGIEFGTVGVGKGDDRLEITTFRADTYDQVSRNPEVRFGDRLEDDLVRRDFTSNAMAVRITADGPGEFYDPLGGLAAVQAKVLDTPAAPEISFGDDPLRMLRAARFVSQLGFTVAPRVVEALIEMAPQLQRISAERVAAELDKLLLGADPVAGIDLMVQTGLGDVVLPEVGGMRMAIDEHHQHKDVYWHSLTVLRQAIDLESDGPDLVLRWAALLHDIGKPATRRHEADGGVSFHHHEVVGAKMARKRMRALKYSKQMIEDVSQLVYLHLRFHGYADGKGTGRWSDSAVRRYVTDAGPLLPRLHKLVRADCTTRNKRRAARLQAAYDDLEARIAELAEKEDLARVRPDLDGNEIMRLLDIPAGPQVGEAWRYLKELRLDRGPLSHDEAVEELTTWWNARGDHTV; encoded by the coding sequence ATGGACCCGTTGCTATTAGGGTGTCCGAACGTGGCCGGATCGGGTGCTGATGCTGAACTGCTTGCCGCGGCGCAAGTTGCGCTGAACCGGCATGGCGACGTCCTGCGCGAGCTGGGCCGGGTGTTCGCTGACGCGGGGCACGAACTCTTCCTCGTCGGCGGCAGTGTGCGCGATGCCTTGCTGGGCCGTCTGGGCAACGACCTCGACTTCACCACCGATGCGCGGCCGGAGCAGCTGCAGGCGATGCTGCGCGGGTGGGCCGACGCGATGTGGGACACCGGCATCGAGTTCGGAACGGTCGGGGTGGGCAAGGGCGACGACCGCCTGGAGATCACCACGTTCCGTGCCGACACCTACGACCAGGTGTCACGCAATCCTGAGGTGCGGTTCGGCGACCGCCTCGAGGACGATCTGGTGCGTCGCGATTTCACGTCGAACGCGATGGCCGTGCGCATCACCGCCGACGGTCCCGGCGAGTTTTACGATCCCCTCGGCGGCCTGGCGGCGGTGCAGGCCAAGGTTCTGGATACCCCTGCGGCGCCGGAGATCTCGTTCGGTGACGACCCGCTGCGGATGCTGCGCGCGGCCCGGTTCGTCTCGCAGCTCGGGTTCACCGTTGCGCCGAGGGTGGTGGAGGCGCTGATCGAGATGGCGCCTCAGTTGCAACGCATCTCCGCCGAGCGCGTGGCCGCCGAACTGGACAAGCTGCTGCTGGGCGCGGACCCGGTCGCCGGTATCGACCTGATGGTGCAGACCGGGCTCGGCGACGTCGTGCTGCCGGAGGTCGGCGGCATGCGGATGGCGATCGACGAACACCATCAGCACAAAGACGTCTACTGGCATTCGTTGACGGTGCTGCGTCAGGCGATCGACCTGGAATCAGACGGCCCGGATCTGGTGCTGCGCTGGGCGGCGCTGCTACACGACATCGGCAAGCCGGCCACGCGCAGGCACGAAGCCGACGGCGGGGTGAGCTTTCACCATCACGAGGTGGTGGGCGCGAAGATGGCGCGTAAGCGGATGCGCGCGCTGAAGTATTCCAAGCAGATGATCGAGGACGTCTCGCAGCTGGTGTACCTGCACCTGCGGTTCCACGGTTACGCCGACGGCAAGGGGACCGGCAGGTGGAGTGATTCGGCAGTGCGGCGCTATGTCACCGACGCCGGCCCGTTGTTGCCGAGACTGCACAAGCTGGTTCGCGCCGACTGCACGACCCGCAACAAGCGGCGCGCGGCGCGCCTGCAGGCGGCCTATGACGATCTCGAGGCGCGCATCGCCGAGCTGGCCGAGAAGGAGGATCTGGCGCGCGTCCGGCCCGATCTGGACGGCAACGAGATCATGCGGCTGCTCGACATCCCGGCCGGGCCACAGGTCGGCGAGGCGTGGCGGTATCTCAAGGAGCTCCGACTCGACCGTGGCCCGCTGTCGCATGACGAAGCCGTCGAGGAATTGACCACATGGTGGAACGCGCGAGGCGACCACACCGTCTGA
- a CDS encoding NUDIX hydrolase, whose product MSDGEHARPRRRRGRRRGRRAAGPPEAGPQPADHHNNSSVNGSKDQVNAQPKPQKSRPRRPPDRLRTVHETSAGGLVIDGIDGPKDGQVAALIGRTDRRGRMLWSLPKGHIELGETAEQTAIREVAEETGIQGSVLAALGSIDYWFVTEGRRVHKTVHHYLMRFLEGELSDEDVEVSEVAWVPLKELPSRLAYADERRLAEVAGELIDRLHADGPAALPPLPRTSPRRRAQTHSHTRNRRPDDKTTRRTNGCGQGP is encoded by the coding sequence GTGTCGGACGGCGAACATGCAAGACCACGACGGCGCCGCGGGCGACGTCGCGGCCGCCGCGCGGCAGGTCCTCCCGAGGCCGGTCCCCAGCCAGCCGACCACCACAACAACTCGTCCGTCAACGGCTCAAAAGACCAGGTAAACGCCCAGCCCAAGCCGCAGAAGTCACGTCCGCGCCGACCACCGGACCGGCTGCGCACAGTCCACGAGACCTCAGCGGGCGGGCTCGTCATCGACGGCATCGACGGTCCCAAAGACGGCCAGGTAGCCGCCCTCATCGGGCGCACCGACCGGCGCGGCCGGATGCTCTGGTCGCTGCCGAAAGGCCATATCGAACTCGGTGAGACCGCCGAGCAGACTGCCATTCGCGAGGTCGCCGAAGAGACCGGAATCCAGGGCAGCGTGCTGGCCGCGCTGGGCAGCATCGACTACTGGTTTGTCACCGAGGGGCGCCGAGTGCACAAAACCGTGCACCATTACCTGATGCGATTCCTTGAAGGAGAGCTGTCCGACGAGGACGTCGAGGTCAGCGAGGTGGCCTGGGTGCCGCTGAAGGAGCTGCCGTCGCGGCTGGCCTACGCCGACGAACGTCGGCTCGCCGAGGTCGCCGGTGAGCTCATCGACCGATTGCACGCGGACGGGCCCGCCGCGTTGCCGCCGCTGCCACGGACCTCGCCGCGGCGACGGGCCCAGACGCACTCGCACACCCGCAACCGTCGTCCCGACGATAAGACAACTCGGCGGACGAACGGCTGCGGCCAAGGGCCGTGA
- a CDS encoding DUF6049 family protein produces MGPRAQRRGGRGVTRLLVAIGLVALFVVPFALPRAAAGEPGSTPFLTVRIDRVTPEVVTTTSEPVVTVAGTVENVGDRPVRDVMVRLEDAAAVTSSAGLRTNLAGNVDQFEPVAQFVTLAPELARGRAVPFTLSYPLRSAEQPSLGIERPGVYPVMVNVNGTPDYGSPARLDDARFLLPVLGVPPDPASDTDDALTAVVPPDTSKPVGLTLLWPIADRPRLAAGAPGGTTPIRFIDDDLATSLAPGGRLDTLLSAIEFATGPQVDPDGNVRLATCLAVDPDLLVTVNAMTGGYVVNDGPDAGPGTPTHPGAGQDAAVAWLNRLRGIAQRMCVVSTTYAQADLDALHRVGDSGLSTIAVKSAGDIVDQILGIASVRGASLIGDGPLTGPAVQLLSALGPRPQGSGEQTVAIGAAEVAASDADSANGTAPEPADTRPVRYAPNVVAAPFDPAVGAALAGAGAEPVTPSYVDPSLDVPLHHGSDVARRQDAVGAMMWRALQPDIEPRTEILMPPMAWSPQPADAQAILTAAATMINAGMARPRPLTQVITDGNAVPPQRIAPLPDANLGDSRGRFDDAVVSGIAAVTARLWGLTTALTTDERTGLTGYGYTAPLREDSLRALSQSVRPDARNGLAQQRLTTVSRTVEDLFNAVTIVNPGGSYTLATERSPLPLAVRNNLPVPIRVRLDVDAPPGMTVTDIGEIVAPPGFLPLKVPIEVHFTQRVAVDVALRTADGLPLGEPVRLSVHSNAYGKVLFFITLTGGAILALLVGRRLWHRFRGQPDRADLDRPDPLEVAMRFDEDTVAQTGEK; encoded by the coding sequence ATGGGCCCACGCGCGCAGCGCAGGGGAGGTCGGGGAGTGACGCGCCTGCTCGTCGCGATCGGGCTGGTGGCACTGTTCGTCGTACCGTTCGCACTCCCCCGCGCCGCCGCCGGTGAACCCGGTTCGACGCCGTTCCTGACGGTACGCATCGACCGCGTCACCCCCGAGGTCGTCACCACGACCAGCGAACCCGTCGTGACTGTAGCCGGCACCGTGGAGAACGTCGGCGACCGTCCCGTGCGTGACGTGATGGTGCGCCTCGAGGACGCCGCGGCCGTCACGTCGTCAGCGGGGCTGCGCACCAACCTCGCAGGCAACGTCGATCAGTTCGAACCCGTGGCCCAATTCGTCACTCTTGCACCAGAACTGGCGCGCGGGCGCGCTGTCCCGTTCACTCTGTCCTACCCGCTGCGGTCCGCGGAGCAACCGTCGCTCGGCATCGAGCGGCCCGGTGTCTACCCAGTGATGGTCAACGTCAACGGGACGCCCGACTACGGGTCGCCCGCACGCCTCGACGACGCCCGGTTCCTGCTGCCGGTACTCGGCGTCCCGCCCGATCCTGCCTCCGACACCGACGACGCGCTGACGGCGGTGGTCCCGCCGGACACCTCCAAACCGGTCGGCCTGACCCTGTTGTGGCCCATCGCCGACCGGCCGCGGCTGGCTGCGGGCGCACCCGGTGGCACCACACCGATCCGATTCATCGACGACGACCTCGCGACGTCCCTGGCACCCGGCGGACGGCTCGATACCCTGCTTTCGGCCATCGAATTCGCCACCGGCCCGCAGGTCGATCCCGACGGGAACGTCCGCCTCGCAACGTGTCTGGCCGTCGACCCCGACTTGCTCGTCACCGTCAACGCCATGACGGGCGGCTACGTCGTCAACGATGGTCCCGACGCCGGGCCGGGCACCCCGACGCACCCCGGCGCCGGCCAGGACGCCGCCGTGGCCTGGCTCAACCGGCTCCGCGGCATCGCACAGCGCATGTGCGTCGTATCGACCACCTACGCGCAGGCCGACCTCGACGCGCTGCACCGGGTCGGTGATTCCGGGCTGTCCACCATCGCCGTGAAATCCGCGGGCGACATCGTCGACCAAATCCTCGGGATCGCGTCGGTCCGAGGCGCCAGCCTCATCGGCGACGGACCCCTCACCGGGCCGGCGGTGCAACTGCTGTCCGCACTGGGCCCACGCCCGCAGGGCAGCGGCGAGCAGACCGTCGCGATCGGCGCCGCCGAGGTCGCGGCATCGGATGCCGACAGCGCAAACGGCACCGCGCCAGAACCCGCCGATACGCGGCCGGTGCGATACGCGCCGAACGTCGTCGCGGCGCCGTTCGACCCCGCGGTGGGCGCCGCGCTGGCCGGGGCGGGCGCCGAACCGGTCACACCGTCATACGTCGACCCTTCGCTGGACGTTCCCCTGCACCACGGTTCGGACGTGGCGCGCAGACAAGACGCCGTCGGCGCGATGATGTGGCGGGCACTGCAGCCCGACATCGAGCCCCGCACCGAGATCCTGATGCCGCCGATGGCGTGGAGCCCCCAGCCGGCGGACGCACAGGCGATCCTCACCGCGGCGGCCACCATGATCAACGCCGGGATGGCGCGGCCGCGCCCGCTTACCCAGGTGATCACCGACGGCAATGCCGTACCGCCGCAGCGCATCGCGCCGCTGCCCGACGCCAACCTCGGAGATTCGCGCGGGCGGTTCGACGACGCCGTGGTGTCGGGCATCGCGGCGGTAACGGCCCGGCTGTGGGGTCTGACGACCGCATTGACCACCGACGAACGCACGGGCCTCACCGGCTACGGCTACACGGCGCCGCTGCGCGAGGACTCGCTGCGCGCGCTGAGCCAGTCGGTGCGACCGGATGCGCGCAACGGCCTTGCGCAGCAACGGCTTACGACAGTGAGCCGCACGGTCGAAGACCTTTTCAACGCGGTAACCATCGTCAACCCCGGCGGCTCCTACACGCTGGCGACCGAACGCAGCCCCCTCCCACTCGCCGTCCGCAACAACCTGCCCGTGCCGATCCGGGTGCGGTTGGACGTTGACGCGCCGCCGGGCATGACCGTGACCGACATCGGCGAGATCGTGGCGCCGCCCGGTTTCCTGCCGCTCAAGGTTCCGATCGAGGTGCACTTCACCCAGCGCGTCGCCGTCGACGTGGCACTGCGCACCGCCGACGGTCTGCCGCTCGGCGAACCCGTGCGACTTTCAGTGCACTCCAACGCGTACGGCAAGGTGCTCTTCTTCATCACGCTGACCGGCGGGGCGATCCTCGCGCTGCTCGTCGGCAGACGGCTCTGGCACCGATTCCGCGGCCAGCCCGACCGCGCCGACCTCGACAGACCCGATCCCCTCGAGGTCGCGATGCGCTTCGACGAGGACACGGTTGCTCAGACCGGGGAGAAATGA
- the murJ gene encoding murein biosynthesis integral membrane protein MurJ translates to MSTVPGSPSVGPGPRGRPGPPPPRVDLSGPPPPRSRTGPPRPFGARNPVPGPPPPPPRRRSAPPPRLPRSPAPRRRAGRPELSDAAVVSRSWGMAFATLISRLTGFARIVLIATILGAALSSAFSVAYQLPNLIAALVLEATFTAIFVPVLARAERDDPDGGTAFVRRLVTLATTLLLLTTALAIVSAPLLVELMLGADPLVNRDLTKAFAYLLLPQVLFYGLSSVFMAILNTRNVFGPPAWAPVCNNVVAIATLGLYLVVPGELSVDPVQMGNAKLLVLGIGMTLGTVTQVVVLLVALRRERVSLRPLWGIDARLKQFGAMASAMVLYVLISQIGLIVGNRIASGAAASGPAIYNYTWLVLMLPFGMIGVTVLTVVMPRLSRNAAANDNPAVLADLSLATRLTMVTLIPIVAMMTVGGPAIGSALFAYGNFGDVDAGYLGMAISLSAFTLIPYALVLLQLRVFYAREQPWTPIALIVVITVVKIAASVAAPHLTDDPDLVAGYLGLANGLGFLAGATVGFFLLRANLNPPGGRLIGLQVVRTILVTICASLIAGLIAHVVDQLFGLESLTTNWGGAGSLLRLLVLGLIMAPTIAGVLLAAKVPEAEAALGAVRRRLGRTRPAPATPARVASPPRMLPDQPPPGTPLTYARQRNSSASIRRPAPPVVGREPSGEVVRHEMGKGPAVSNEPAGGSAPDNTATAKIPVPPPPTDHESPVAADDFQPDVPTPDIPSAPSPADFKATVQEPVDFGATARLSTAEPNGTAPIPASGRPPSDYGGDPTRESLPFDVPREPPIEAATSDEDVHLIPGAVIGGGRYRLLVFHGGPPTLQFWQALDTALDRQVALTFVDPDATLPDEQLQKILAATLKLSRLDMPGVARVLDVANTGSGGLVVSEWIRGGSLAEVAETSPSPIGGARAIQSLAAAAEAAHRAGVAMSIDHPSRIRVSIEGDVALAFPATLPDATPEDDIRGIGAALYALLVNKWPLREEGVRSGLESAELDPAGQPVEPRSVDRQIPFQISAAAARAVQEGGGIRSAPTLLNLLQQATAVADRTELIEPVDEPVAAPAPQRFRERDPEDPDAQARRRKALLIGLSVGGAIIIVALVVLGTVLTRIFGDVGDGLGGDELGLNAPGTSEAGEVGAGEDVKPVSATVFSPEGEADAPAEARLAIDGNPTTVWPIDTYTDPVPFPNFKNGVGLILQLPEPTKIGEVDIDLNSTGTAVEIRSAQSQTPASLADTTVLKSATSLQPGQNTIKLDNAEPTSYLLVWVSTLGTVDGENRSDIAEITLKAAG, encoded by the coding sequence ATGAGTACCGTCCCGGGCTCTCCGAGCGTGGGCCCAGGCCCGCGCGGCCGCCCCGGGCCGCCCCCTCCCCGCGTTGACCTAAGTGGCCCCCCGCCGCCACGGTCCCGCACCGGGCCGCCGCGGCCGTTCGGTGCCCGCAACCCGGTGCCCGGTCCCCCACCGCCGCCGCCCCGCAGGCGTTCGGCCCCACCGCCACGGCTGCCCCGCAGCCCCGCACCCAGGCGCCGCGCCGGACGCCCCGAATTGTCCGACGCCGCGGTCGTTTCGCGCTCGTGGGGCATGGCATTCGCGACCCTGATCAGTCGCCTCACCGGGTTCGCCCGCATCGTGCTGATCGCCACCATCCTCGGTGCCGCGCTGTCCAGTGCGTTCTCGGTGGCCTATCAACTTCCGAACCTCATCGCCGCGCTGGTGCTGGAGGCGACGTTCACCGCGATCTTCGTGCCCGTGCTCGCGCGCGCCGAACGCGACGACCCCGACGGCGGGACGGCGTTCGTGCGCCGGCTGGTCACCCTGGCGACCACGCTGCTGCTGCTCACCACCGCGCTGGCCATCGTGTCGGCGCCGCTGCTGGTCGAGCTGATGCTCGGCGCCGACCCTCTGGTGAACCGCGACCTCACCAAGGCGTTCGCATATCTGCTGCTGCCGCAGGTGCTGTTCTACGGGCTTTCTTCGGTGTTCATGGCGATCCTCAACACCCGCAACGTGTTCGGGCCGCCCGCGTGGGCTCCGGTGTGCAACAACGTCGTCGCGATCGCCACGCTTGGCCTCTATCTCGTTGTGCCCGGCGAGCTTTCGGTGGATCCGGTCCAGATGGGCAACGCGAAGCTGCTTGTCCTTGGCATCGGCATGACGCTGGGGACGGTGACTCAGGTGGTGGTGCTCCTCGTCGCGTTGCGGCGCGAGCGGGTCAGCCTGCGTCCGTTGTGGGGCATCGATGCCCGGTTGAAGCAGTTCGGTGCGATGGCGTCGGCGATGGTGCTCTACGTCCTGATCAGTCAGATCGGACTGATCGTCGGCAACCGAATCGCCAGTGGCGCTGCGGCTTCCGGCCCGGCGATCTACAACTACACCTGGCTCGTCCTGATGCTGCCGTTCGGCATGATCGGGGTGACGGTGTTGACGGTGGTGATGCCGCGGCTGAGCCGCAACGCCGCGGCGAACGACAATCCGGCGGTGCTGGCCGACCTGTCGTTGGCCACCCGGCTGACGATGGTGACGCTCATCCCGATCGTGGCGATGATGACCGTCGGCGGTCCGGCCATCGGCAGCGCGCTGTTCGCCTACGGGAACTTCGGCGACGTCGACGCCGGCTACCTCGGCATGGCGATCTCGCTGTCCGCGTTCACGTTGATCCCATATGCCCTGGTGTTGCTTCAGCTTCGGGTGTTCTACGCCCGGGAGCAGCCGTGGACGCCGATCGCACTGATCGTCGTGATCACCGTCGTCAAGATCGCGGCGTCGGTGGCCGCGCCGCACCTCACCGACGATCCTGATCTGGTCGCCGGCTATCTCGGCCTGGCCAACGGGCTGGGGTTCCTCGCCGGCGCGACAGTCGGCTTCTTCCTGCTGCGCGCGAACCTCAACCCACCCGGCGGACGACTCATCGGCCTGCAGGTGGTCCGCACCATCCTCGTCACGATCTGCGCGTCGCTGATCGCCGGTCTGATCGCCCACGTCGTCGACCAACTGTTCGGCCTCGAGTCGCTGACCACCAACTGGGGTGGCGCGGGGTCGTTGCTGCGGCTGCTGGTGCTCGGCCTGATCATGGCGCCGACGATCGCCGGTGTGCTTCTCGCCGCCAAGGTACCCGAAGCAGAGGCCGCCCTCGGTGCGGTGCGTCGTCGCCTGGGCCGCACCCGACCCGCGCCAGCGACACCGGCGAGGGTGGCCTCACCACCGAGAATGCTGCCCGACCAGCCTCCGCCGGGCACTCCCCTCACGTACGCTCGTCAAAGGAATTCGTCCGCGTCAATACGACGCCCGGCCCCGCCGGTCGTAGGGCGCGAACCCTCGGGGGAGGTTGTCAGGCATGAAATGGGGAAAGGACCAGCGGTGAGCAACGAACCCGCAGGCGGCTCCGCGCCCGACAACACCGCCACGGCGAAGATCCCGGTACCGCCGCCCCCGACCGACCACGAATCACCGGTGGCCGCCGACGACTTCCAGCCCGACGTGCCGACTCCCGATATCCCCAGCGCCCCGTCGCCCGCCGATTTCAAGGCGACCGTGCAGGAGCCCGTCGACTTCGGCGCAACGGCCCGCCTGTCGACGGCGGAACCCAACGGCACCGCGCCGATCCCGGCATCCGGCCGGCCGCCGTCGGACTACGGCGGCGATCCGACCCGCGAATCGCTGCCCTTCGACGTGCCTCGCGAGCCGCCGATCGAGGCGGCGACGTCCGATGAGGATGTCCATCTGATCCCCGGCGCGGTCATCGGCGGCGGCCGATACCGGCTGCTCGTCTTCCACGGCGGGCCCCCGACGCTGCAGTTCTGGCAGGCACTGGACACCGCGCTCGATCGCCAGGTGGCGCTGACGTTCGTCGACCCGGACGCGACGCTGCCCGACGAGCAGCTGCAGAAGATCCTGGCCGCCACACTCAAGCTGAGCCGCTTGGACATGCCCGGTGTCGCCCGGGTGCTCGACGTGGCGAACACCGGTTCCGGTGGTCTGGTGGTTTCGGAGTGGATCCGGGGCGGGTCCCTGGCGGAGGTGGCCGAGACGTCGCCCTCCCCGATTGGTGGCGCGCGGGCGATTCAATCCCTGGCGGCTGCCGCTGAGGCCGCGCATCGCGCGGGTGTGGCGATGTCGATCGATCACCCCAGCCGCATACGGGTGAGCATCGAGGGCGACGTCGCGCTGGCGTTCCCGGCGACGCTGCCCGATGCCACCCCGGAAGATGACATCCGCGGTATCGGCGCGGCGCTGTACGCGCTGCTGGTCAACAAGTGGCCGTTGCGCGAGGAAGGCGTGCGCAGCGGATTGGAATCCGCCGAACTCGATCCCGCGGGACAGCCCGTCGAACCGCGCTCCGTCGACCGTCAGATTCCGTTCCAGATCTCGGCGGCGGCGGCCCGCGCGGTGCAGGAGGGCGGCGGGATTCGTAGTGCGCCGACGCTGCTGAACCTGCTACAGCAGGCCACCGCGGTCGCCGATCGCACCGAGCTCATCGAGCCGGTCGACGAGCCGGTCGCTGCGCCGGCGCCGCAACGGTTCCGCGAGCGAGACCCCGAGGATCCCGACGCGCAAGCCCGCCGCCGCAAGGCTCTGCTGATCGGGCTCAGCGTCGGCGGCGCGATCATCATCGTCGCGCTGGTGGTGCTCGGCACCGTGCTGACCCGGATCTTCGGCGACGTCGGCGATGGACTCGGCGGTGACGAACTGGGGCTCAATGCGCCGGGTACGTCGGAGGCCGGCGAGGTTGGCGCCGGGGAAGACGTGAAACCCGTTTCGGCAACGGTCTTTTCGCCCGAGGGCGAGGCGGACGCGCCCGCCGAGGCCCGCCTCGCAATCGACGGCAACCCGACCACCGTGTGGCCGATCGACACGTACACCGACCCGGTGCCGTTCCCGAACTTCAAGAACGGTGTCGGTCTGATTCTGCAGCTGCCCGAGCCCACCAAGATCGGCGAGGTCGACATCGATCTCAACAGCACGGGCACGGCCGTGGAGATCCGGTCGGCACAGTCGCAGACGCCGGCCTCGCTGGCCGACACGACCGTGCTCAAGTCGGCCACCAGCCTGCAGCCCGGGCAGAACACCATCAAGCTCGACAACGCCGAGCCGACGTCCTACCTGCTGGTCTGGGTGTCGACCCTGGGCACCGTCGATGGCGAGAACCGTTCGGACATCGCGGAGATCACCCTCAAGGCGGCGGGCTAA
- the sigM gene encoding RNA polymerase sigma factor SigM produces the protein MGTFGEQERTDGELLAAHVAGEQYAFEELFRRHHRQLYRLAQLTSRNPEDAADALQDAMLSAHRTAPAFRYDAAVSSWLYRIVVNACLDRLRRNKTRPTTTLLDDTCHAGDPMPHVDTAIVVERALMRLPVEQRAAVVAVDMQGYSVVETARMLGVAEGTVKSRCSRARRKLAETLDYFALDGTAAASSSSNPPVMETG, from the coding sequence GTGGGGACCTTCGGCGAACAGGAACGCACCGATGGAGAGTTGCTCGCCGCGCACGTCGCGGGTGAGCAATACGCGTTCGAGGAGCTGTTCCGCCGCCATCACCGCCAGCTGTATCGGCTCGCCCAGCTGACCAGTCGCAACCCGGAGGACGCCGCCGACGCGCTGCAGGACGCGATGCTGTCTGCGCACCGCACCGCTCCGGCCTTCCGCTACGACGCCGCCGTCAGCAGTTGGCTGTATCGCATCGTGGTCAACGCCTGCTTGGATCGGTTGCGCCGCAACAAGACCCGCCCGACCACCACACTGCTCGACGACACCTGCCACGCCGGCGATCCCATGCCGCACGTGGACACTGCGATCGTGGTCGAGCGCGCCCTGATGCGGCTGCCCGTCGAACAACGGGCGGCCGTGGTCGCGGTCGACATGCAGGGCTACTCCGTGGTCGAGACGGCGCGGATGCTCGGTGTCGCCGAGGGGACCGTGAAGAGCCGCTGTTCGCGCGCCCGGCGCAAGCTCGCCGAGACGCTGGACTATTTCGCGCTCGATGGAACCGCGGCGGCCTCGTCGTCGTCTAATCCCCCGGTGATGGAGACTGGCTGA
- the trxB gene encoding thioredoxin-disulfide reductase, with protein MTSNPTVHDLIVIGSGPAGYTAAIYAARAQLAPLVFEGIQFGGALMTTTEVENYPGFRDGITGPELMDQMREQALRFGADLRMEDVDSVSLEGPIKTVTVGDETYQARAVILAMGAQARHLGVPGEEALIGMGVSTCATCDGFFFRDEDIVVVGGGDSAMEEATFLTRFARSVTIVHRREEFRASRIMLERARANEKITFLTNTQVISIEGDPKVSGVRLRNTVTGEESKLDVTGVFVAVGHDPRSELVRGQVDLDDDGYVQVKQHSTATSVEGVFAAGDLVDHIYRQAITAAGTGCSASIDAERWLAEIGSAPSDEATATPVR; from the coding sequence ATGACCTCCAATCCCACGGTTCATGACCTGATCGTCATCGGATCCGGGCCCGCGGGCTACACCGCAGCCATTTACGCGGCGCGCGCCCAGCTGGCCCCGCTGGTATTCGAAGGCATCCAGTTCGGCGGCGCGCTGATGACCACCACCGAGGTGGAGAACTACCCCGGCTTCCGCGACGGCATCACCGGGCCGGAATTGATGGACCAGATGCGCGAACAGGCGCTGCGCTTCGGCGCCGATCTGCGGATGGAGGACGTCGACTCCGTTTCGCTGGAGGGCCCCATCAAGACCGTCACCGTCGGTGACGAGACCTATCAGGCGCGCGCGGTCATTCTCGCGATGGGCGCACAAGCCCGCCACCTGGGAGTACCCGGTGAGGAAGCCCTGATCGGCATGGGCGTCAGCACCTGCGCCACGTGCGACGGCTTCTTCTTCCGCGACGAGGACATCGTCGTGGTCGGCGGCGGCGACTCCGCAATGGAGGAGGCGACGTTCCTCACCCGCTTCGCCCGCAGCGTGACGATCGTGCACCGCCGCGAGGAGTTCCGCGCATCGCGCATCATGCTGGAGCGCGCTCGCGCCAACGAGAAGATCACCTTCCTGACCAACACCCAGGTGATCTCGATCGAGGGCGATCCCAAGGTCAGCGGTGTGCGGCTGCGCAACACCGTCACCGGCGAGGAATCCAAGCTCGACGTGACCGGCGTGTTCGTCGCCGTCGGCCACGATCCGCGCTCGGAGTTGGTGCGCGGACAGGTCGACCTCGACGACGACGGCTACGTGCAGGTCAAGCAGCACAGCACCGCAACCTCTGTGGAAGGCGTTTTCGCCGCGGGCGACCTCGTCGATCACATCTACCGACAGGCCATCACCGCAGCGGGCACGGGCTGTTCGGCGTCCATCGACGCAGAGCGTTGGCTCGCCGAAATCGGCTCTGCCCCAAGCGATGAAGCAACCGCCACCCCCGTACGTTAG
- the trxA gene encoding thioredoxin — MTETSAGKATVTVTDDSFSSDVLSSSTPVLVDFWATWCGPCKMIAPVLEEIAGEKAGQLTVAKLDVDANPATARDFQVVSIPTLILFKDGAPVKRIVGAKGKAALLRELADVV; from the coding sequence ATGACTGAGACCTCGGCCGGAAAAGCCACCGTAACCGTCACCGACGATTCGTTCTCCAGCGATGTGCTGTCGAGCAGTACCCCTGTGCTGGTGGACTTCTGGGCCACCTGGTGCGGTCCGTGCAAGATGATCGCCCCCGTTCTCGAGGAGATCGCCGGTGAGAAGGCCGGTCAGTTGACCGTCGCCAAGCTCGACGTCGACGCGAATCCCGCGACCGCCCGCGATTTTCAGGTGGTTTCGATTCCGACGTTGATCCTGTTCAAGGACGGTGCGCCGGTGAAGCGCATCGTCGGCGCAAAAGGCAAGGCAGCCTTGTTGCGCGAACTCGCTGACGTGGTGTAA